From Nicotiana tabacum cultivar K326 chromosome 15, ASM71507v2, whole genome shotgun sequence, the proteins below share one genomic window:
- the LOC142169893 gene encoding uncharacterized protein LOC142169893: MTWASEEFKKRSNAAKATRASNMGGSLHTEGSVSMETHRRRMEKEKERLVTYVEVFEDKHIKKKKDGKREWVELCAARTYEAYKKILGGMASKSTRFRGW, translated from the exons ATGACATGGGCTtctgaagaatttaagaagaggAGCAATGCTGCAAAGGCTACCCGAGCCTCCAATATGGGTGGCTCATTGCACACTGAGGGTTCAGTTAGTATGGAGACCCATCGAAGGAGAATG gaaaaggaaaaagagagactTGTGACTTATGTTGAGGTCTTTGAGGACAaacatataaaaaagaaaaaggatggtaaAAGAGAATGGGTCGAGCTGTGTGCTGCTAGGACATAT GAAGCCTATAAAAAAATTCTTGGAGGAATGGCGTCAAAGTCAACCCGATTCCGAGGATGGTAG